Proteins from a single region of Pseudomonas sp. BSw22131:
- a CDS encoding YggL family protein — protein sequence MATNRSARLRKKLCVDEFQELGFELNLDFKEDLDDAAIDAFLDAFLKEAMDAHGLDYVGGDDFGLVCSAKRGSVAEEQRATVESWLKGRSELTKVEVTPLVDAWYPEKPINPVA from the coding sequence ATGGCGACTAACCGTTCCGCCCGTCTGCGTAAAAAACTCTGCGTAGACGAATTCCAGGAGCTGGGTTTTGAATTGAACCTGGACTTCAAGGAAGACCTGGACGATGCGGCAATCGATGCATTCCTCGACGCCTTCCTGAAAGAAGCCATGGATGCTCACGGCCTGGACTACGTAGGCGGCGACGACTTCGGTCTGGTTTGCTCGGCCAAACGTGGCTCGGTGGCTGAAGAGCAACGCGCTACCGTTGAAAGCTGGCTTAAGGGCCGCAGCGAGTTGACCAAGGTCGAAGTGACTCCGCTGGTCGATGCCTGGTATCCGGAAAAGCCGATCAATCCGGTTGCCTGA